A single region of the Halorussus gelatinilyticus genome encodes:
- a CDS encoding MATE family efflux transporter, producing MASKSDDLTEGGLARPLFHLAWPIVVTQLLQVAYNVGDAFWLGRYSANAVGAISLAFPLIYFLIAFGGGFNVAGSTLVAQYMGADSDGSAGKVAGQTLGFVVLVGVILSAVGHFGSGPMLSLFPSDAATATSVVPLAEQYMEIFFLGLPFMFGFLAFSALLRGYGDTRTPMRVMAVTVVLNVVLDPLLIFGVGPVPALGIETALVPEMGIEGAALATLLARVVGGLVGVYVLFFTNTGPDVRLDHLAPDFDYVRDIVRIGIPSALEQSAGALAMVMLTVMIVTFEPSVIAAYGLGNRLISLVFLPAVGLGKATNTVVGQNLGAGNAERAERAVRLAASVGAGVMLVLAVVAATVPQPIVEVFMATGTAEAAETVEYAVEYLRIRTVEFAFIGVFQVLVGAFRGAGNTKVAMVISMVTLWVVRVPAVYLLAFETTLGPTGIWVGVALGHVVGAIAAAAWFTRGTWKDAVIDSGSAEPVAETPVAED from the coding sequence GTGGCATCGAAATCCGACGATCTCACTGAGGGCGGGTTGGCACGCCCCCTCTTTCATCTGGCGTGGCCCATCGTCGTCACCCAGTTGCTCCAGGTCGCCTACAACGTCGGCGACGCCTTCTGGTTGGGCCGCTACTCCGCGAACGCGGTCGGCGCGATCAGCCTCGCCTTCCCTCTGATATACTTCCTCATCGCGTTCGGCGGCGGGTTCAACGTCGCGGGAAGCACGCTGGTCGCCCAGTACATGGGCGCCGACAGCGACGGCTCGGCCGGCAAGGTCGCGGGCCAGACGCTCGGCTTCGTCGTCCTCGTCGGGGTGATTCTGAGCGCCGTGGGTCACTTCGGCTCCGGGCCGATGCTGTCGCTGTTCCCGAGCGACGCCGCCACCGCCACGTCGGTCGTCCCGCTGGCCGAGCAGTACATGGAGATATTCTTCCTCGGACTCCCCTTCATGTTCGGCTTTCTGGCGTTCTCGGCGCTCCTACGCGGATACGGCGACACCCGGACGCCGATGCGGGTCATGGCGGTCACGGTCGTCCTCAACGTCGTGTTGGACCCCTTGCTGATATTCGGCGTCGGTCCGGTCCCGGCGCTGGGTATCGAGACCGCCCTCGTCCCGGAGATGGGCATCGAGGGCGCGGCGCTCGCCACGCTCCTCGCCCGCGTGGTCGGCGGTCTCGTCGGCGTCTACGTGCTGTTCTTCACGAACACCGGGCCGGACGTCCGTCTCGACCACCTCGCGCCGGACTTCGACTACGTCAGGGACATCGTGCGCATCGGGATTCCCTCGGCGCTCGAACAGTCGGCGGGCGCGCTGGCGATGGTGATGCTCACGGTGATGATCGTCACCTTCGAGCCGTCGGTCATCGCAGCGTACGGTCTCGGCAACCGACTCATCTCGCTGGTGTTCCTCCCCGCGGTCGGTCTCGGCAAGGCGACCAACACCGTCGTCGGCCAGAACCTCGGCGCTGGGAACGCCGAGCGCGCGGAACGTGCGGTTCGGCTCGCGGCGAGCGTCGGGGCGGGCGTGATGCTCGTGCTGGCGGTCGTCGCCGCGACGGTGCCCCAACCCATCGTCGAGGTGTTCATGGCGACCGGCACGGCCGAGGCCGCAGAGACGGTCGAGTACGCCGTGGAGTACCTCCGGATTCGGACGGTCGAGTTCGCCTTCATCGGCGTGTTCCAGGTGCTAGTCGGAGCGTTCCGCGGCGCGGGCAACACCAAAGTCGCCATGGTCATCTCGATGGTCACGCTCTGGGTCGTCCGCGTGCCCGCGGTCTACCTCCTCGCGTTCGAGACGACGCTCGGTCCGACCGGCATCTGGGTCGGCGTCGCCCTCGGCCACGTCGTCGGCGCTATCGCCGCCGCGGCGTGGTTCACCCGCGGGACGTGGAAGGACGCCGTCATCGACAGCGGCTCGGCGGAACCCGTGGCCGAGACTCCCGTCGCAGAGGACTGA
- a CDS encoding ArsR/SmtB family transcription factor, whose product MTEATTRIRRLLTDELGECCESDVKQRLDELESLADAALGSDEVRPVFAVLGNETRYRLARVLAAAEDDLCVCELEPLVEVSESAVSHALSDLVDAGLATRRKDGNWRYYASTSLAEELFATADREVAAE is encoded by the coding sequence ATGACAGAAGCTACGACCCGAATCCGTCGGCTCCTCACCGACGAACTCGGGGAATGCTGTGAGTCGGACGTGAAACAGCGACTCGACGAGTTGGAGTCGCTGGCGGACGCCGCGCTCGGGAGCGACGAGGTTCGGCCGGTCTTCGCCGTCCTCGGGAACGAGACGCGGTATCGCCTCGCTCGCGTCCTCGCCGCCGCCGAGGACGACCTCTGCGTCTGCGAACTCGAACCGCTGGTGGAGGTCAGCGAGAGCGCGGTGAGCCACGCCCTGTCGGACCTCGTGGACGCCGGCCTCGCCACTCGCCGTAAGGACGGCAACTGGCGCTACTACGCGTCCACGTCGCTCGCCGAGGAGTTGTTCGCGACCGCCGACCGGGAGGTGGCCGCGGAATGA
- the arsB gene encoding ACR3 family arsenite efflux transporter — translation MSDDLGVLDRYLTVWIGLAMVVGVALGRFVPGVADVLNSVTWHGTSLPIALGLFVMIFPIMAEIDYGRIPRVTRTARKEIGLTLAFNWLVAPFLMYGLAVFFLGGHPEFVTGLVIVGIAPCIAMVLVWNELAAGNQEMCAVCVGVNSLLQIALFVPYAFLFLTVLRGTAVDVSMGLVAQMVLVFLGLPLALGYLAQRVAFRTIGREAYYGRVVPRIGPFGLLGLLFTVVVMFALKGDYIVSNPGEIVLIAVPLFVFFAGLWAVAYGVSAFVGFDYAESVSVAFTAASNNFELAIAVAVAVFGIESNVALATVVGPLIEVPVMLALVRVALATRDSLFADAAGTSGPAYSD, via the coding sequence ATGAGCGACGACCTCGGCGTCCTCGACAGATACCTGACGGTCTGGATCGGTCTCGCGATGGTCGTCGGCGTCGCGCTCGGCCGCTTCGTGCCCGGCGTCGCGGACGTACTCAACTCGGTCACGTGGCACGGGACGAGTCTGCCAATCGCGCTGGGGCTGTTCGTGATGATCTTCCCCATCATGGCCGAGATCGACTACGGTCGCATCCCCCGGGTCACGCGCACGGCCCGGAAGGAGATCGGTCTGACGCTCGCGTTCAACTGGCTGGTCGCGCCGTTCCTCATGTACGGACTCGCGGTGTTCTTCCTCGGGGGCCACCCCGAGTTCGTGACCGGTCTCGTCATCGTGGGCATCGCGCCCTGCATCGCCATGGTGCTGGTCTGGAACGAACTCGCGGCCGGGAACCAAGAGATGTGCGCGGTCTGCGTCGGCGTCAACAGCCTCCTGCAAATCGCGCTGTTCGTCCCCTACGCGTTCCTGTTCCTGACCGTCCTCCGGGGGACGGCGGTGGACGTCTCGATGGGGCTCGTCGCCCAGATGGTTCTCGTGTTCCTCGGGCTTCCGCTCGCGCTCGGCTACCTCGCCCAACGGGTCGCGTTCCGGACCATCGGCCGCGAGGCGTACTACGGCCGGGTCGTCCCGCGAATCGGTCCGTTCGGCCTGCTCGGACTGCTGTTCACGGTCGTCGTGATGTTCGCGCTCAAGGGCGACTACATCGTCTCGAACCCCGGCGAAATCGTCCTCATCGCGGTTCCGCTGTTCGTCTTCTTCGCGGGCCTGTGGGCCGTCGCGTACGGCGTCAGCGCGTTCGTCGGGTTCGACTACGCCGAGAGCGTGAGCGTGGCGTTCACCGCGGCCTCGAACAACTTCGAACTCGCCATCGCGGTCGCCGTCGCCGTCTTCGGTATCGAGAGCAACGTCGCGCTCGCCACCGTCGTCGGCCCGCTCATCGAAGTGCCCGTCATGCTCGCGCTGGTCCGGGTCGCGCTCGCGACGAGAGACTCCCTGTTCGCGGACGCCGCGGGCACGTCGGGGCCGGCGTACTCCGACTGA
- a CDS encoding C40 family peptidase, whose translation MTATVRLRRALEKCETERAPDPRLTVFDVTPERTDDAILLSGTVLTDHLKARAVEAVEAVADAPVAATDVTVLDAEARRRTITAPVAPIRGAPADDAEQVTQVLYGAAVEAFDADGDWRRVRTPDGYVAWVERAALAESVGIDADAVVSAGVVRDLAGGEVAGSSETAPADESDVPETLYAGTECRILDEDADGERSAGSRSDGGRSASESESAAADSDGRVRVRFRTGAERTLPADTVARTPAEPTREGVVAAARSYLGTEYVWGGMTVEGIDCSGLTWTAYHRNGVSLPRDADLQRRIGEEVAREEVAGDELAPGDLLFFPGHVALSLGGAEFVHAYGDANEVVVDSLDPDAENYNAQLDEDFELATRPL comes from the coding sequence ATGACCGCGACAGTTCGACTCCGCCGCGCCCTCGAAAAGTGCGAGACCGAACGGGCACCCGATCCGCGCCTGACGGTCTTCGACGTGACGCCCGAGCGAACCGACGACGCGATTCTGCTCTCGGGCACCGTCCTGACCGACCACCTGAAAGCGAGAGCGGTCGAGGCCGTCGAAGCGGTCGCCGACGCGCCCGTCGCCGCGACAGACGTGACCGTCCTCGACGCCGAGGCCCGCCGGCGGACAATCACCGCGCCGGTCGCGCCGATCCGCGGGGCGCCGGCCGACGACGCCGAGCAGGTGACGCAGGTACTCTACGGCGCGGCCGTCGAGGCGTTCGACGCCGACGGCGACTGGCGTCGGGTCCGGACGCCCGACGGCTACGTCGCGTGGGTCGAACGCGCCGCGCTCGCGGAGTCGGTCGGAATCGACGCCGACGCGGTGGTGTCGGCCGGGGTCGTCCGCGACCTCGCCGGCGGTGAGGTCGCGGGCTCGTCCGAGACCGCCCCCGCCGACGAGTCCGACGTCCCAGAAACGCTCTACGCGGGCACCGAGTGCCGGATTCTGGACGAGGACGCGGATGGAGAGCGGTCGGCCGGAAGTCGGTCGGACGGAGGACGGTCGGCCAGCGAGTCGGAATCCGCCGCGGCGGACTCCGACGGGCGCGTCCGGGTCCGGTTCCGGACCGGCGCGGAGCGAACCCTGCCGGCCGACACCGTGGCTCGGACTCCGGCCGAACCGACCCGCGAGGGCGTGGTCGCGGCGGCCCGGAGCTACCTCGGCACCGAGTACGTCTGGGGCGGCATGACGGTCGAGGGCATCGACTGCTCCGGACTAACGTGGACGGCGTACCACCGAAACGGCGTCTCGCTCCCCCGCGACGCCGACCTCCAGCGTCGAATCGGCGAGGAGGTGGCCCGCGAGGAGGTCGCGGGCGACGAACTCGCGCCGGGCGACCTGCTATTCTTCCCCGGCCACGTCGCGCTGAGTCTCGGCGGAGCGGAGTTCGTCCACGCCTACGGCGACGCGAACGAGGTCGTCGTGGACAGCCTCGACCCCGACGCCGAGAACTACAACGCGCAACTGGACGAGGACTTCGAGTTGGCGACGCGACCGCTCTGA
- a CDS encoding DUF1611 domain-containing protein produces MDLRSAFDPPVPTVVLAEGEFGRPGGKTANGVVSHSELFETRAVVDSTRAGRTVGEVLDHPGRSDVPVVSSVEEALSVAPETEALVVGVAPAGGDLPNAWKADIRDAIRAGCDVVSGLHVFLGEREEWRELADDAGVRLFDVRKPPEEDDLRVGDGRVDDADATVVLTLGTDCAVGKRTTTFELYRAAKEAGLDAGWVATGQTGIMVGAHRGVVVDRVPADFTAGVVEDLVCGVAEDHEVVFVEGQAALSHRAYSGVTLSLLHGANPDAVVLAHDPDRETRTHFDRFSVGSAAAEIDLIESLADTEVAAVSTWGDPDESDLGRPAANVYHEGGPERLLEAVREATDS; encoded by the coding sequence ATGGATTTACGGAGTGCGTTCGACCCGCCGGTCCCGACCGTCGTCCTCGCGGAGGGCGAGTTCGGGCGTCCCGGCGGCAAGACCGCGAACGGCGTCGTCAGCCACAGCGAACTGTTCGAGACGCGGGCGGTCGTGGACTCGACTCGCGCGGGCCGGACGGTCGGCGAGGTCCTCGACCACCCCGGCCGCTCGGACGTGCCGGTCGTCTCGTCGGTCGAGGAGGCCCTGAGCGTCGCGCCCGAGACCGAGGCGCTGGTCGTCGGCGTCGCGCCCGCGGGCGGCGACCTGCCGAACGCGTGGAAGGCCGACATCCGCGACGCCATCCGAGCGGGCTGCGACGTGGTGTCGGGACTCCACGTCTTCCTCGGCGAGCGCGAGGAGTGGCGCGAGTTGGCCGACGACGCGGGCGTCCGCCTGTTCGACGTGCGCAAGCCGCCCGAAGAGGACGACCTCCGGGTCGGCGACGGGCGGGTGGACGACGCGGACGCGACGGTCGTCCTCACGCTCGGCACGGACTGCGCGGTCGGCAAGCGGACGACGACCTTCGAACTCTACCGGGCCGCCAAGGAAGCGGGTCTCGACGCGGGGTGGGTCGCGACCGGGCAAACGGGAATCATGGTGGGCGCGCACCGCGGCGTCGTCGTGGACCGCGTGCCCGCCGACTTCACCGCCGGCGTCGTGGAGGACTTGGTCTGCGGGGTCGCCGAGGACCACGAGGTGGTCTTCGTGGAGGGACAGGCCGCGCTCTCACACCGGGCGTACTCGGGCGTGACGCTCTCGTTGCTCCACGGCGCGAACCCCGACGCCGTCGTGCTGGCCCACGACCCCGACCGCGAGACTCGGACCCACTTCGACCGGTTCTCGGTCGGCTCTGCCGCGGCCGAAATCGACCTGATAGAGTCGCTCGCCGACACCGAGGTCGCGGCCGTCTCGACGTGGGGCGACCCCGACGAGAGCGACCTCGGGCGACCCGCGGCGAACGTCTACCACGAGGGCGGCCCGGAGCGACTCTTGGAGGCGGTCAGGGAGGCGACCGACTCGTGA
- a CDS encoding dipeptide epimerase, translating to MPVAEVRADPLNLELDAPFEIALGTRHEARNLLVEVETEAGVVGYGEGSPLPPVTGETQGAAVEVARAAADLLAGRDLADYRAVCEDLRAAFPGANSALFALETAVLDAYCRSRGLALSELFGGSPGSVETDLTIPIVAAEEARERASSAAGDGGAGFSHLKIKTGDEVEAAVERVAAAREGAPDAELKVDANQGWTPEETLRFLRRLGERGVELALLEQPVHREDLAGLARVRDRARVPVAADEAVFSPEDALAVVRADAADALNVKLGKSGPMAAADIAAIAEAANLELMVGCMLESALGIRASAHVVAGLGSFDYVDLDGNRLLAEDVVDSGASSGPEIEITGPGHGVVPETER from the coding sequence ATTCCGGTCGCCGAGGTCCGAGCCGACCCGCTGAACCTCGAACTCGACGCGCCCTTCGAAATCGCGCTCGGCACGCGCCACGAGGCACGGAACCTCCTCGTGGAAGTCGAGACCGAGGCGGGCGTCGTCGGCTACGGCGAGGGGTCGCCCCTGCCGCCCGTGACCGGCGAGACGCAGGGTGCCGCGGTCGAAGTCGCGCGGGCGGCCGCCGACCTGCTCGCGGGCCGGGACCTCGCCGACTACCGCGCCGTCTGTGAGGACCTCCGGGCGGCGTTTCCCGGCGCGAACTCGGCGCTGTTCGCGCTCGAAACCGCGGTGCTGGACGCCTACTGTCGGAGCAGGGGGCTCGCGCTCTCGGAACTGTTCGGCGGGTCGCCCGGTTCCGTCGAGACCGACCTGACGATTCCCATCGTGGCGGCCGAGGAAGCCCGCGAGCGGGCTTCCTCGGCCGCGGGCGACGGCGGCGCGGGATTCTCGCACCTCAAGATCAAGACCGGCGACGAGGTGGAGGCGGCGGTCGAGCGCGTGGCGGCCGCCCGCGAGGGCGCGCCCGACGCCGAACTCAAGGTGGACGCGAATCAGGGCTGGACGCCCGAGGAGACGCTCCGGTTCCTCCGGCGACTCGGGGAGCGCGGCGTCGAGTTGGCACTGCTCGAACAGCCCGTCCACCGCGAGGACCTCGCGGGGTTGGCGCGGGTCCGGGACCGCGCGCGAGTCCCGGTCGCGGCCGACGAAGCGGTCTTCTCGCCCGAGGACGCGCTGGCGGTCGTCCGAGCGGACGCCGCGGACGCGCTGAACGTGAAGTTGGGCAAGTCCGGCCCGATGGCGGCCGCCGACATCGCGGCCATCGCCGAGGCCGCGAATCTGGAGTTGATGGTCGGCTGCATGCTCGAAAGCGCGCTCGGCATCCGGGCGAGCGCCCACGTCGTGGCGGGACTCGGATCGTTCGACTACGTGGACCTCGACGGCAACCGCCTGCTCGCCGAGGACGTGGTGGATTCGGGAGCGAGTTCGGGTCCCGAAATCGAGATTACCGGGCCGGGTCACGGCGTCGTTCCCGAGACCGAGCGATGA
- a CDS encoding helix-turn-helix domain-containing protein, whose product MSVTRISDADDGVSYKQVELDLWHPNCWTLEVTDDHPSTHVIEKSLYPTDDQIKGDFLLVADGETSIETFVEAIDDHRVVGEVAVLKQSDERARVVVNYERTSSIVPDIVNSEFMPVDPVHITEGTEHWTVLVRADRLGDVVEAMQAEYDVDVSSIREADSKESVEFADFVDQVEDRLSARQTESLLNARRIGYYNWPRDVSADAVADCLEVSKPTVLEHLRKGEQKVLNLCLDELERRQGRPR is encoded by the coding sequence ATGAGCGTAACACGCATCTCGGACGCCGACGACGGCGTGTCGTACAAGCAGGTCGAACTCGACCTCTGGCACCCCAACTGCTGGACGCTGGAAGTGACCGACGACCACCCGAGCACCCACGTCATCGAAAAGTCGCTGTACCCGACCGACGACCAGATAAAGGGCGACTTCCTGCTCGTCGCGGACGGCGAGACGAGCATCGAGACGTTCGTCGAGGCCATCGACGACCACCGGGTCGTCGGCGAAGTCGCGGTCCTCAAGCAGTCCGACGAACGCGCTCGCGTCGTCGTCAACTACGAGCGCACGAGCAGCATCGTCCCCGACATCGTGAACTCCGAGTTCATGCCGGTCGACCCCGTCCACATCACCGAGGGCACCGAACACTGGACCGTGCTGGTCAGGGCGGACAGACTCGGTGACGTGGTCGAAGCGATGCAGGCGGAGTACGACGTGGACGTGAGTTCGATTCGGGAGGCCGACTCGAAGGAGAGCGTCGAGTTCGCCGACTTCGTGGACCAGGTCGAGGACCGCCTCTCGGCCCGCCAGACCGAGAGCCTGCTGAACGCCCGGCGCATCGGCTACTACAACTGGCCCCGCGACGTGTCGGCCGACGCCGTGGCCGACTGTCTGGAGGTGAGCAAGCCGACCGTCCTCGAACACCTCCGGAAGGGCGAGCAGAAGGTGTTGAACCTCTGTCTGGACGAGTTGGAACGCCGGCAGGGTCGACCGCGATGA